The following coding sequences are from one Nicotiana tomentosiformis chromosome 3, ASM39032v3, whole genome shotgun sequence window:
- the LOC104106809 gene encoding uncharacterized protein, with protein MLQYPSFMLQYPCSTRIIPTSFLLPAQWPQPQSDELLLAMEESDFEEKCNEIRKMNSNLVVIGKTNIDNDKEDFDNEADDDDADNGEESEGDDFEQETG; from the exons ATGTTGCAGTATCCATCGTTCATGTTACAGTACCCATGCTCTACTCGAATTATTCCGACGTCGTTTTTGCTCCCCGCGCAGTGGCCCCAGCCTCAGAGCGACGAGCTCCTCCTTGCTATGGAGGAATCTGATTTTGAAGAAAAG TGTAATGAAATCAGAAAGATGAACAGCAACTTAGTCGTAATTGGGAAGACTAACATAGATAATGATAAAGAAGACTTTGACAATGAAGCAGACGATGATGATGCGGACAATGGTGAGGAGTCAGAAGGTGATGACTTTGAGCAGGAAACTGGTTGA